In one window of Vibrio sp. DW001 DNA:
- the efp gene encoding elongation factor P yields MATVSTNEFKGGLKLMLDNEPSVILENEYVKPGKGQAFNRVKIRKLLSGKVLEKTFKSGESFEQADVMDIDLDYLYSDGEFYHFMDAETFEQTAADVKAVGDSAKWLVENNTCMVTLWNGNPITITPPNFVELEVTETDPGLKGDTAGTGGKPATLITGAVVRVPLFIQIGEIIKVDTRSGEYVGRVK; encoded by the coding sequence ATGGCTACAGTTAGCACTAATGAATTCAAAGGCGGTCTTAAGCTAATGCTTGATAACGAGCCTAGTGTAATCCTTGAAAACGAATACGTAAAACCGGGTAAAGGGCAAGCATTTAACCGTGTGAAAATTCGTAAACTTCTTTCTGGTAAGGTGCTAGAGAAAACATTTAAGTCTGGCGAAAGTTTTGAACAAGCAGACGTGATGGATATTGATCTAGACTACCTGTACTCAGATGGTGAATTCTATCACTTTATGGACGCAGAAACATTCGAACAAACTGCGGCAGATGTAAAAGCAGTTGGTGATAGCGCTAAGTGGTTGGTTGAGAACAATACTTGTATGGTTACTTTATGGAATGGTAATCCTATCACGATAACGCCACCTAACTTTGTTGAACTAGAAGTCACTGAAACCGACCCCGGTCTTAAAGGTGATACTGCTGGTACCGGCGGGAAACCTGCAACACTCATTACAGGTGCAGTCGTTCGTGTTCCTCTATTTATCCAAATTGGTGAAATAATTAAAGTTGATACTCGTTCTGGTGAATATGTAGGGCGCGTTAAGTAA
- a CDS encoding DUF1338 domain-containing protein: protein MSPSILFQSLWNDYIERLCPSADKVHDLLEEGEDLINDHIALRTFSLAPLGLEVLAKPFLDLGYKACGDYVFESKNLTAKHYEHPDKTQPKVFISQLEVGLCSPQLQSIVEKLVLQVDPEKLTSSDFLHHGRLWNISHEDYLLLSKESEYAAWLAAHGYGANHFTVSVNQLNAFSSVKAVNDHLRVAGFAINESGGEVKGSAEVLLEQSSTMADKVPVPFSDGKQVIPGGFYEFALRYPMNNGELYQGFVAASADKIFESTDT from the coding sequence ATGTCACCTAGCATACTGTTTCAGTCCTTATGGAACGATTATATTGAACGACTTTGCCCTTCTGCAGATAAAGTTCATGACCTGCTTGAGGAGGGAGAGGATCTTATCAATGACCATATTGCTTTGCGTACTTTCTCATTGGCTCCACTTGGATTAGAGGTGTTAGCAAAACCATTTCTGGATCTTGGTTATAAAGCGTGCGGTGACTATGTTTTTGAAAGCAAAAACCTGACGGCAAAGCATTACGAGCACCCTGATAAGACTCAACCTAAAGTGTTTATTAGTCAATTGGAGGTGGGATTATGCTCACCACAACTGCAATCAATTGTTGAAAAATTAGTTCTTCAGGTCGATCCTGAAAAGCTAACCAGTAGCGATTTTCTTCATCATGGCCGTTTGTGGAATATTAGCCATGAGGATTATTTACTATTATCCAAAGAAAGCGAATACGCTGCTTGGTTAGCTGCGCATGGTTATGGCGCGAATCATTTTACAGTGAGCGTGAATCAGCTTAATGCTTTCTCTAGCGTGAAGGCCGTTAATGATCATTTAAGAGTTGCGGGCTTTGCTATTAATGAGTCGGGTGGGGAAGTAAAGGGTTCAGCGGAAGTGCTGCTAGAACAGTCTTCCACAATGGCTGATAAAGTCCCCGTGCCATTTTCTGATGGAAAGCAGGTTATTCCCGGTGGGTTCTATGAATTTGCTTTAAGGTATCCGATGAACAACGGCGAGTTGTATCAAGGTTTTGTTGCGGCTTCTGCCGATAAGATATTTGAGAGTACGGATACGTAA
- the frdD gene encoding fumarate reductase subunit FrdD: protein MVNKHPKRSDEPVWWGLFGAGGTWFAMITPITVLVIGILAPLGIIDAEAMSYERVADFATSFIGALFIIGTLALPMWHAMHRVHHGMHDLKLHTGVVGKVVCYFIAGLISALSVIFIFMI, encoded by the coding sequence GTGGTTAATAAACATCCAAAACGTTCAGACGAGCCCGTATGGTGGGGTCTATTTGGTGCCGGTGGTACCTGGTTTGCCATGATCACCCCAATTACCGTATTGGTGATAGGTATCCTTGCCCCCCTCGGAATTATTGATGCGGAAGCGATGAGTTATGAGCGCGTTGCCGATTTTGCAACCAGCTTTATTGGCGCCCTCTTTATCATCGGAACACTCGCCCTTCCAATGTGGCATGCCATGCACCGTGTTCACCACGGTATGCACGACCTAAAACTGCACACTGGTGTGGTTGGTAAAGTTGTTTGCTACTTTATCGCTGGTTTGATTTCAGCATTGAGTGTGATTTTTATCTTTATGATTTAA
- the epmB gene encoding EF-P beta-lysylation protein EpmB: MSHIIPLKTVAVEQNWLIELTNAISDPEILLKKLGIPQSQWPKDKNGQINFTARKQFSQRVPQSFVDKMEKGNIHDPLLRQVLPVSEELEIHDGYSSDPLEEQENENPGILHKYRNRALLILKGGCAINCRYCFRRHFPYSDNKGNKVVWQQSLNYIAEHTELNEVILSGGDPLMAKDHELEWLIDALREFKHIKRLRIHSRLPVVIPSRITEKLCQIFRNTRLQVVFVSHINHANEIDEPLANALGKLRSSGAHLLNQSVLLKGVNDSVDAQVNLNERLFDVGVQPYYLHVLDKVQGAAHFYVSDQEAKQIMAEIITRVSGYIVPKLTREIGGRPSKTPLDLGLE, from the coding sequence ATGTCGCATATCATACCCCTAAAAACCGTCGCTGTTGAGCAAAACTGGCTGATTGAACTAACGAATGCGATCTCCGATCCTGAAATATTACTTAAAAAGCTTGGAATTCCTCAATCTCAGTGGCCTAAAGATAAAAATGGCCAGATAAACTTCACCGCAAGAAAACAGTTCTCACAAAGAGTTCCTCAAAGCTTTGTCGACAAAATGGAGAAAGGAAATATCCATGATCCACTTCTTCGCCAAGTTCTACCCGTTAGTGAAGAGTTAGAGATTCATGATGGTTACTCTTCTGATCCGTTGGAAGAGCAAGAAAATGAAAACCCAGGCATTTTACACAAGTACCGTAACCGAGCCTTACTGATACTGAAGGGAGGCTGTGCGATTAATTGTCGATACTGTTTTAGACGGCATTTTCCTTACAGCGACAATAAAGGAAACAAAGTTGTCTGGCAGCAAAGCCTTAACTATATAGCCGAGCACACAGAACTTAACGAAGTGATATTATCTGGTGGCGACCCATTAATGGCAAAAGACCATGAATTAGAGTGGCTCATTGATGCACTAAGGGAGTTCAAGCATATCAAGCGTTTGAGAATTCACTCTCGTTTGCCTGTTGTCATCCCTTCTCGAATCACCGAAAAGCTCTGCCAAATTTTCCGCAATACAAGATTACAGGTTGTCTTTGTTTCTCATATTAATCATGCCAACGAGATAGATGAACCACTCGCGAATGCTTTAGGTAAGCTCAGGTCTTCTGGTGCACATCTGCTCAATCAATCCGTCTTGCTAAAAGGGGTTAATGACAGTGTCGACGCTCAAGTTAACCTCAATGAAAGGTTATTTGATGTGGGTGTCCAACCATACTATTTACATGTATTGGACAAGGTCCAAGGGGCTGCTCACTTCTATGTTAGTGACCAAGAAGCAAAACAGATTATGGCAGAGATCATTACTCGTGTTTCTGGGTATATCGTACCGAAGCTAACCAGAGAGATTGGTGGCAGACCAAGTAAAACGCCATTAGATTTGGGGTTGGAATAA
- a CDS encoding ExeM/NucH family extracellular endonuclease has protein sequence MDNNFFKKSVLATALCAVSYSTSAEIFISQYVEGGSFNKAIEIANTGSEAVTLEGYILAKSANGNGIWANDYILDDVTIGANDVVVFSNSQANAEIQAVTDFTDNGVINHNGDDPIAILNASDRSVHDVIGVMGDVDWGKDVTLVRKSSAHNPSANYSASDWDSLEKDDITNLGLLEELPMPVAFDCKVDGQEPLYTRISDIQGEGDASPLLAEDSYNSNDSYFVKGVVTAVTNSITKGFFLQSLTADSNPKTSEGLFVFTNSSSSEVVAGDVVCAYGKVKEYYSNTQLSIDKDDWVKLSEQSVPEATAMKMSSTDQDFEQTLERYEGMLVKTDANLDMRVTRTFGYDYGSRRNNMVLAQGRPNMQPNQLYVAGSEEADDQSEQNTIKRLFVDSDEKAPNGVIPYYPDFARTDADSDGSTEDYIRINDRVDGLEGVLAYTYGDFRMIVTNTVTAENFEHLSPRTDSPELYEGDLRIATFNVLNYFNSPFGGDSNQFGSNRGATTQEDFELQQEKIVQAILRLDADIIGLMEIENNGFGEKSAIKQLLDQVNSHISKKKNQYAFVSYDGNADGVIDANDSVGTDAIAVGVIYRPKAVKLVESRVILMPSQQAPEVKDSDGKVIEDGKNYQRDSLAPTFKVKGIKGKHGNNKLTVAINHFKSKGSKCWEDAAPIEDGGQATKDLDRQGSCENFRVSAAVALGEALSQIDGHKVILGDMNSYAKEDPMLVLTEFDSQSLGRDIRAARNTYIDGVELHGDEGGVINKSYGYINAISLFHPEAWSYSYNDEVGSLDHILVSDSLEAKVVDAVDWHINGGESTLFEYSSKFTGDLPKYADHYRSSDHDPAVLELDMKGGSVGFALLIGLAGFGFVRSREQAYK, from the coding sequence ATGGATAATAACTTTTTTAAAAAGAGTGTCTTAGCTACAGCGTTATGTGCTGTTTCATATTCCACATCGGCCGAGATTTTTATTTCTCAGTATGTTGAAGGTGGAAGTTTTAACAAAGCGATTGAGATTGCGAATACTGGTTCGGAGGCGGTGACGTTAGAAGGCTATATTCTCGCTAAATCTGCAAACGGAAATGGGATTTGGGCGAATGATTATATACTAGATGATGTGACCATCGGCGCTAATGATGTGGTGGTGTTTTCAAACTCTCAAGCGAACGCCGAAATTCAAGCCGTAACCGATTTTACAGACAACGGAGTCATCAATCATAATGGAGATGACCCTATTGCAATACTCAATGCTTCTGACCGTAGCGTGCATGATGTCATCGGCGTGATGGGAGACGTAGATTGGGGAAAAGATGTCACATTAGTTAGAAAGTCTTCTGCTCATAACCCTTCGGCTAACTATTCAGCAAGTGATTGGGACTCTTTAGAAAAAGATGACATCACCAATCTAGGCCTTTTAGAAGAATTGCCTATGCCTGTCGCATTTGACTGTAAGGTTGATGGACAGGAGCCATTATATACCCGTATTTCCGATATTCAGGGTGAGGGGGATGCATCACCTCTGTTGGCTGAAGATTCATACAACAGCAATGATAGCTACTTTGTTAAAGGTGTTGTTACAGCCGTCACCAATTCCATTACTAAAGGCTTCTTCTTACAATCATTGACCGCTGATTCCAACCCAAAAACCTCTGAAGGTTTATTTGTCTTTACCAATAGCTCGTCATCAGAAGTGGTTGCCGGTGATGTGGTTTGTGCTTACGGCAAAGTTAAGGAGTACTACTCAAATACGCAGCTTTCTATTGATAAGGATGATTGGGTTAAGCTTTCTGAACAAAGTGTACCTGAAGCAACAGCAATGAAAATGAGCAGCACAGATCAGGATTTTGAACAAACACTTGAACGCTATGAAGGTATGTTGGTGAAAACCGATGCCAACCTTGATATGCGTGTGACAAGAACCTTTGGTTATGATTATGGCTCACGCAGAAATAACATGGTTCTTGCACAGGGTCGCCCTAATATGCAGCCTAACCAATTATATGTGGCCGGGTCTGAAGAAGCGGATGATCAATCTGAACAGAATACGATTAAACGTCTATTTGTCGACTCAGATGAAAAAGCGCCAAATGGTGTGATCCCATATTATCCTGACTTTGCTAGAACCGACGCGGATTCAGATGGTTCTACAGAAGACTATATTCGAATCAATGACAGAGTCGATGGTTTAGAAGGTGTGCTTGCTTACACATATGGCGATTTTCGCATGATCGTTACCAATACGGTAACGGCAGAAAACTTTGAACATCTATCACCGAGAACCGATTCGCCTGAGTTATATGAAGGTGATCTTCGAATAGCAACATTTAACGTACTTAACTACTTTAACTCGCCTTTTGGTGGAGATAGTAATCAATTTGGCAGTAACCGTGGTGCGACAACGCAAGAAGATTTTGAGTTGCAACAGGAGAAAATTGTTCAAGCTATTCTTCGATTAGATGCGGATATCATTGGTCTTATGGAAATTGAGAACAATGGATTTGGTGAGAAATCAGCAATCAAGCAATTGCTCGATCAAGTTAATAGCCACATCTCTAAGAAAAAAAATCAGTATGCTTTTGTTTCATACGATGGTAATGCTGACGGTGTGATAGATGCGAATGATTCTGTCGGAACCGATGCCATTGCTGTTGGCGTTATTTATCGTCCTAAAGCGGTGAAGTTAGTTGAATCTAGAGTCATCCTAATGCCATCTCAGCAAGCACCAGAAGTAAAAGATTCAGATGGTAAAGTCATTGAGGATGGTAAGAACTATCAACGTGATTCTCTAGCGCCAACGTTTAAAGTAAAAGGCATAAAAGGTAAGCATGGCAACAATAAGCTAACTGTTGCCATAAATCACTTTAAATCGAAAGGCTCTAAATGTTGGGAAGATGCCGCTCCTATTGAAGATGGTGGACAAGCAACCAAAGACCTAGATCGTCAAGGGTCATGCGAAAACTTCCGTGTTTCTGCTGCTGTTGCATTGGGTGAGGCGCTTAGTCAAATTGATGGGCATAAAGTCATTCTTGGTGATATGAACTCCTACGCGAAAGAAGATCCGATGCTTGTCCTAACGGAATTTGATTCGCAAAGTCTCGGTCGTGACATTCGTGCAGCAAGAAATACTTACATAGATGGTGTTGAGTTGCATGGCGATGAAGGTGGGGTGATCAATAAAAGTTATGGTTATATAAATGCCATTTCCCTTTTCCACCCAGAAGCATGGAGCTATTCGTACAATGATGAAGTGGGTTCTCTGGATCACATCTTAGTCAGTGATTCATTAGAAGCTAAAGTTGTCGATGCTGTGGATTGGCATATTAATGGTGGGGAATCGACTTTATTTGAATACAGCAGTAAATTCACTGGTGATCTTCCTAAATACGCAGACCATTATCGTTCATCAGATCATGATCCTGCTGTACTTGAACTAGACATGAAAGGGGGCAGTGTTGGTTTTGCTCTACTTATTGGATTAGCGGGTTTTGGCTTTGTTCGTTCTCGTGAGCAAGCTTATAAGTAA
- a CDS encoding aminodeoxychorismate/anthranilate synthase component II has product MLLIIDNYDSFTYNLYQYFCELGADVKVIRNDQIDLQGINTLNPSHLVISPGPCTPNEAGISLEAIKYFSGKLPILGVCLGHQAIAQAFGADIIRASKVMHGKTSSIRHNNKSVFKGLNDPLTVTRYHSLIVDAGSLSDCFELTAWTEKKEGSVDEIMGFQHKTLPIDAVQFHPESIKTEQGHELLANFLRR; this is encoded by the coding sequence ATGTTACTCATTATCGATAACTACGATTCATTTACCTACAACTTGTATCAATATTTTTGCGAGCTTGGTGCTGACGTAAAAGTGATAAGAAATGACCAAATTGACCTTCAAGGTATTAATACGCTTAACCCTTCTCACCTTGTTATCTCTCCGGGTCCGTGTACGCCAAATGAGGCCGGTATATCATTAGAGGCAATAAAGTACTTCTCTGGCAAGTTACCTATATTGGGCGTCTGCTTAGGGCATCAAGCCATCGCTCAAGCCTTTGGTGCTGATATTATTCGTGCAAGTAAAGTGATGCATGGGAAAACCTCTTCTATTCGGCATAACAATAAAAGTGTATTTAAAGGCTTGAATGACCCTTTAACCGTGACTCGATATCATTCACTTATTGTCGATGCAGGTTCACTTTCAGACTGTTTCGAACTGACCGCATGGACCGAAAAAAAAGAGGGTTCTGTGGATGAAATTATGGGGTTTCAGCACAAAACGTTACCTATTGATGCCGTCCAATTCCACCCAGAGTCGATTAAAACAGAACAAGGTCACGAACTGTTGGCTAATTTCTTACGTCGCTAA
- the astD gene encoding succinylglutamate-semialdehyde dehydrogenase, with amino-acid sequence MEQCSSVQWIASQWVAGQGEAMNSTSPYNGNVIWQGVSATSVQVEQAVKAARTAFVDWKKLSFSERETYILAFAEEVKANSEEIAQIIAKETGKPIWETRTEAGAVAGKIAISIRAYHERTGNTQREVGDNQIVLRHKPLGVMAIFGPYNFPAHLPNGHMVPALLAGNTIVYKPSEQTPATAELIVKLWERAGLPTGVINLVQGAKETGVALAESKGIDGLLFTGSANTGHILHRQFAGQPDKMLALEMGGNNPMVISERYGDLDSTVYTIVQSAFISAGQRCTCARRLYVPVGEKGDVLIKKLTEATNNILVDEPFAEPQPFMGPQISVQAAAFIINAQANLLKLGAESIIEAKHTSAAFVTPGLIDVTKIESLPDEEYFGPLLQVVRYEGLEKAVELANDTRFGLSAGLVSTDDGEWEYFVDHIRAGIVNRNRQLTGASGDAPFGGPGASGNLRPSAYYAADYCAYPMASMEGSETLLPTTLSPGVKL; translated from the coding sequence ATGGAACAGTGTTCTTCAGTTCAATGGATTGCAAGTCAATGGGTTGCTGGTCAAGGCGAGGCAATGAATTCGACCTCTCCTTATAATGGTAACGTTATTTGGCAAGGTGTTAGTGCGACGTCTGTACAGGTGGAGCAAGCAGTAAAAGCCGCGCGCACTGCATTTGTTGATTGGAAAAAATTAAGCTTTTCAGAGCGAGAGACTTATATTCTTGCTTTTGCTGAAGAAGTGAAGGCAAACAGCGAAGAGATTGCTCAAATTATTGCCAAAGAGACGGGGAAACCTATCTGGGAAACTCGCACTGAAGCGGGTGCGGTTGCGGGTAAAATCGCGATATCTATTCGTGCCTATCATGAGCGTACTGGAAACACACAGCGTGAAGTTGGTGATAATCAAATTGTACTTCGTCACAAACCACTTGGTGTTATGGCTATATTTGGCCCGTATAATTTCCCTGCTCATCTGCCTAACGGACATATGGTACCTGCTCTTTTGGCAGGGAATACGATTGTTTATAAACCGTCTGAACAGACGCCCGCGACAGCTGAACTCATCGTTAAATTATGGGAGAGAGCTGGGTTACCAACAGGGGTTATTAACCTTGTGCAGGGGGCGAAGGAGACCGGTGTAGCACTTGCCGAATCGAAAGGCATCGATGGTTTACTCTTCACCGGAAGTGCAAATACTGGCCATATCCTTCATCGACAGTTTGCTGGTCAACCTGACAAAATGCTTGCTCTAGAGATGGGCGGGAATAATCCGATGGTGATCTCCGAGCGTTATGGCGACCTCGATTCTACGGTCTATACCATTGTGCAATCCGCATTTATAAGTGCAGGTCAACGTTGTACTTGTGCTCGTCGCTTATATGTACCGGTAGGCGAAAAGGGCGATGTATTAATCAAAAAATTGACTGAAGCGACGAATAATATTTTGGTTGATGAACCATTTGCTGAGCCTCAACCTTTTATGGGGCCGCAGATCTCTGTCCAAGCCGCAGCATTTATAATAAATGCTCAAGCCAACCTCTTAAAGCTGGGTGCAGAATCAATCATTGAAGCAAAGCATACTAGCGCAGCCTTTGTAACGCCGGGTCTAATTGATGTGACCAAAATTGAATCTTTGCCAGATGAAGAATATTTCGGACCGCTTCTACAAGTTGTGCGTTATGAAGGGCTAGAGAAAGCCGTTGAGCTTGCCAATGATACTCGTTTTGGCCTGTCAGCAGGGTTAGTGTCTACTGACGACGGTGAGTGGGAGTATTTTGTTGATCATATACGAGCTGGTATCGTAAACCGTAATCGTCAATTAACTGGAGCAAGCGGTGATGCACCGTTTGGTGGACCTGGAGCCTCTGGTAACCTACGACCAAGTGCCTATTATGCCGCTGACTATTGTGCGTATCCAATGGCTTCGATGGAAGGAAGTGAAACATTACTGCCAACAACGTTGAGCCCGGGTGTCAAACTTTAA
- a CDS encoding aspartate aminotransferase family protein — protein sequence MDKKVERNWFNDVMVPCYNPMEMIPVKGVGSRVWDQQGNEYIDFAGGIAVSCLGHCHPVMVNAITEQANKIWHLSNVMTNEPALRLARKLTEISFADKVFFANSGAEANEAALKLARRVAVDKYGDDKSEIIAFKQGFHGRTFFTVTVGGQAAYSDGFGPKPGNVTHLDYNDIEAFKAQISDKTCAVMMEPLQGEGGIVSPSKEFAQTVRELCDKHNALLIFDEVQTGNGRTGTFYAYESLGVTPDILSTAKSLGGGIPIGAMLTTDEFAPHLKIGTHGSTYGGNPLACAVAEAVVNLVSKPETLAGVKEREVLFRDGLAKINEKYNIFAEIRGQGLLIGAALNDEWQGRARDVLVAAGKEGLMLLVAGASVVRFTPSLVIDKKDIEEGLAKLDKAIASIV from the coding sequence ATGGATAAGAAAGTCGAACGTAATTGGTTCAATGACGTGATGGTACCTTGTTACAACCCTATGGAGATGATTCCTGTTAAAGGCGTTGGCTCTCGAGTATGGGATCAACAAGGTAATGAGTATATCGACTTCGCGGGCGGTATTGCGGTTAGCTGTTTGGGTCATTGTCATCCAGTAATGGTGAATGCGATAACAGAGCAAGCGAATAAGATTTGGCACTTAAGTAACGTTATGACCAATGAGCCTGCGTTACGTTTAGCAAGAAAGCTCACCGAGATCTCATTTGCGGACAAAGTGTTTTTTGCTAATTCGGGTGCAGAAGCGAATGAAGCTGCTCTCAAGCTTGCTCGACGTGTTGCCGTTGACAAATACGGTGATGATAAATCAGAGATTATCGCCTTTAAACAAGGCTTCCATGGGCGAACATTCTTCACCGTAACCGTCGGTGGTCAAGCCGCTTATTCCGATGGCTTTGGTCCGAAACCGGGTAATGTTACTCACCTAGATTATAACGATATTGAAGCGTTTAAAGCGCAAATATCGGATAAAACCTGCGCCGTTATGATGGAGCCACTTCAAGGGGAAGGCGGTATTGTCTCTCCGAGTAAAGAGTTTGCTCAGACTGTTCGTGAATTGTGTGATAAACACAATGCACTTCTCATTTTTGATGAAGTCCAAACGGGTAATGGCCGTACCGGTACCTTTTATGCCTATGAAAGTTTGGGTGTAACGCCAGATATCTTGAGTACAGCAAAATCTTTGGGTGGTGGTATCCCTATTGGCGCCATGTTAACAACGGATGAATTTGCTCCTCACTTAAAAATCGGTACGCACGGTTCAACATACGGTGGTAACCCATTAGCGTGTGCAGTTGCCGAAGCGGTGGTTAATCTTGTAAGCAAACCAGAAACACTTGCTGGAGTGAAAGAAAGAGAAGTTCTGTTCCGCGACGGGCTGGCTAAAATTAATGAGAAATACAATATTTTTGCTGAAATTCGAGGGCAAGGCCTTCTTATCGGTGCTGCTTTGAATGATGAGTGGCAGGGCAGAGCGCGCGATGTGCTTGTTGCCGCAGGCAAAGAAGGCTTAATGTTGTTAGTGGCTGGTGCGAGCGTTGTACGTTTCACGCCTTCACTTGTTATTGACAAAAAAGATATTGAAGAAGGTCTAGCGAAGCTAGATAAGGCTATCGCTTCAATCGTGTAA
- the astA gene encoding arginine N-succinyltransferase produces the protein MLVVRPIKNTDYEALHVCAVESGHGFTSLPVNEELLTNRINNSVESFSKPNVTEPGDEGYLMVGFDSETGEIGGTTGIEASIGWDVPFYTYHISKIVHSSPKLGVNNIVKLLTFGNNYTGCSEVCTLFLRPSFRAGLNGRLMSKCRFLIMAEHPERFSETVFAEMRGVSDADGNSPFWQWLQEHFFSIDFTLADYLTGIGKKGFIADLMPKLPIYINLLSKEAQAVIGKVHENTVPALKLLKREGFVCRDYVDIFDAGPTVECDLMNIVSVRDSFKAKVKVREHTSSQDYLMINTSFENFRGTAAKGAFDKETNTVLLSPEVAKALEVKDDEYVRMLTQ, from the coding sequence ATGCTGGTTGTTAGGCCAATAAAAAATACGGACTATGAAGCGCTACATGTATGTGCTGTCGAGTCTGGTCATGGATTCACATCCCTTCCTGTAAATGAAGAATTGCTGACCAATCGAATCAATAATTCGGTAGAGAGCTTTAGTAAACCGAATGTGACGGAACCCGGTGATGAAGGGTATCTAATGGTTGGCTTTGATTCAGAAACAGGCGAAATAGGCGGTACAACTGGCATAGAGGCATCGATTGGGTGGGATGTTCCATTCTATACCTACCATATTAGTAAAATAGTCCACTCATCTCCTAAGCTTGGTGTGAATAATATTGTTAAGTTACTGACATTTGGTAACAACTACACGGGTTGTTCGGAAGTATGCACATTATTTTTAAGACCAAGTTTTCGTGCTGGCCTCAATGGACGTTTGATGTCTAAGTGCCGATTTTTGATCATGGCAGAGCATCCAGAGCGTTTTTCTGAAACAGTATTCGCTGAAATGCGTGGTGTATCTGATGCTGATGGTAACTCGCCTTTCTGGCAGTGGTTGCAAGAACACTTCTTCTCCATTGACTTCACCTTAGCTGATTACCTGACGGGTATTGGGAAAAAAGGGTTTATTGCAGACCTTATGCCTAAGCTACCTATTTATATCAACTTGCTAAGTAAAGAAGCGCAAGCGGTTATTGGTAAAGTTCACGAGAATACAGTACCGGCACTTAAGCTCTTAAAAAGAGAAGGTTTTGTTTGTCGAGACTATGTCGATATCTTTGACGCAGGTCCGACCGTTGAATGCGATCTAATGAATATTGTGTCCGTGCGAGATTCATTTAAAGCCAAGGTAAAAGTGAGAGAGCATACCAGCTCGCAAGACTATCTGATGATTAACACTTCTTTTGAGAACTTCCGTGGCACAGCGGCGAAAGGCGCTTTTGATAAAGAGACGAATACCGTACTTTTATCGCCCGAAGTGGCAAAGGCATTAGAAGTTAAAGATGATGAATACGTTCGGATGCTCACCCAATAG
- the frdC gene encoding fumarate reductase subunit FrdC — translation MSNRKPYVREMKATWWQKSNFYRMYMIREATVLPIIFFTLCLTFGLGSLVKGPESWDAWLTFMANPVVVAINIVSLAGSLYHAHTFFTMFPQVMPIRLKGKLVDTKIIVLGQWAAVAAISLIVLIIV, via the coding sequence ATGAGTAACCGTAAACCTTACGTTCGCGAAATGAAAGCAACATGGTGGCAGAAGAGCAATTTCTACCGCATGTACATGATCCGTGAAGCGACTGTATTACCCATTATATTTTTCACACTGTGCCTAACTTTCGGGCTAGGCAGCTTAGTTAAAGGCCCCGAATCATGGGACGCTTGGCTAACCTTTATGGCGAACCCTGTTGTCGTGGCGATCAATATCGTCTCGTTAGCCGGGAGCCTGTACCACGCACACACATTCTTTACGATGTTCCCACAAGTGATGCCGATTCGATTGAAAGGCAAACTCGTGGACACGAAGATTATTGTGCTTGGTCAGTGGGCAGCCGTTGCTGCTATCTCATTAATCGTACTCATCATCGTATAA